One window from the genome of Alnus glutinosa chromosome 13, dhAlnGlut1.1, whole genome shotgun sequence encodes:
- the LOC133853871 gene encoding uncharacterized protein LOC133853871, translating into MAGSIYEIEGKIKFEDVGWISSDIQETQTKKSDFNEIIEQTEKEGVALRRNSQMNNFKMALEDCDLSGLEFSGPRYTWCNSRSDGNFTQERLDRAVANSDSCLRFQHVELDPECRDIIKAAWEQEVFEANRMKDIQFQLSACQRNLTRWSKQKFEKDAELLKHKSKNLLELQRNNRPNQVDSIKQIHKDIDDILEREDVKWKQRAKHNWYRQGDRNTQFFHAWANHRRKVNNIRSITDDQGRTWRHNKEVYRVFIDYYKDIFSSNTSTDFSQYLEHVEPRVLAEMNSNLLWPFTEEESVKDYRPISLCNVVYKLISKVLANKLKVVLPHIIYPEQSAFIPGRLITDNIIVAFETLHTIETRLKGRNGFMALKIDMSKAYDRLEWDFLEAMMRKLSFADRWVRLLMNCVRTVTYAILINGQPHGHIIPTRGLRKISGVPICQGGIKINHLLFADDSLLFGRANLKEWRQIKDILDIYERACGQKVNLENTSIFFSRNTREEDREEIELAAIIAQKLWLRRNQWVFESTLMPPKCLLIGARDSLEKFREANTPSSCFDLQDYSTQTLWKPPRASSVKVNWDAAIDRRKNLMGVGVIACDHSGIVLAAQCLVQIYILNPTIAEAIVLKWV; encoded by the exons ATGGCTGGTAGTATTTATGAAATTGAAGGGAAAATAAAGTTTGAAGATGTTGGATGGATATCTTCTGATATTCAAGAGACTCAGACTAAGAAAA GTGATTTTAATGAGATTATAGAGCAAACGGAGAAAGAAGGTGTAGCTCTAAGACGTAATTCCCAGATGAACAATTTCAAGATGGCTTTAGAAGATTGTGATTTGAGTGGTCTAGAGTTTTCTGGGCCACGGTATACATGGTGCAATAGTAGAAGTGATGGAAATTTTACGCAGGAGAGACTTGATCGAGCAGTTGCCAATAGTGATTCGTGTTTACGTTTCCAACATGTGGAG TTGGATCCTGAATGCCGTGATATCATCAAAGCAGCTTGGGAACAAGAAGTGTTTGAGGCAAATCGGATGAAGGATATCCAGTTTCAATTATCAGCTTGCCAAAGAAATCTTACACGTTGGAGTAAACAAAAGTTTGAGAAAGATGCAGAATTGTTGaagcataaaagtaaaaatcttCTTGAATTGCAAAGAAATAACCGTCCTAATCAAGTTGATTCTATTAAGCAGATACACAAAGATATTGATGATATTTTGGAGAGAGAAGACGTTAAATGGAAACAGAGAGCTAAACATAACTGGTATCGTCAAGGAGACCGTAACACCCAGTTCTTCCATGCATGGGCCAATCACAGAAGAAAAGTTAACAATATTCGTTCAATCACTGATGATCAAGGTAGGACATGGAGGCACAATAAGGAGGTATATAGGGTTTTCATTGACTATTATAAAGATATATTTAGCTCTAACACATCAACAGATTTCTCTCAATACTTGGAACATGTGGAGCCTCGAGTTTTGGCGGAGATGAACTCAAATTTACTGTGGCCATTCACGGAGGAGGAG TCAGTCAAAGATTATCGACCTATTAGCCTTTGTAATGTGGTATACAAGTTAATTTCTAAGGTGCTTGCTAATAAGTTGAAAGTTGTGTTGCCTCATATCATCTACCCCGAACAAAGTGCGTTCATTCCGGGCCGATTGATAACAGATAACATCATTGTGGCTTTTGAAACTCTCCATACCATAGAAACACGGCTAAAAGGTAGAAATGGTTTTATGGCTCTTAAAATTGATATGAGTAAGGCGTATGATCGTTTGGAGTGGGATTTCTTGGAGGCTATGATGCGGAAACTTAGTTTTGCTGATAGATGGGTTCGGCTTCTAATGAATTGTGTCCGAACAGTTACTTATGCTATTCTCATCAATGGCCAACCCCATGGTCATATTATCCCCACTAGAG GATTGAGAAAGATTTCTGGTGTGCCTATCTGTCAAGGTGGGATAAAGATAAATCACCTTCTTTTTGCTGATGATAGTCTCTTATTTGGGAGGGCTAATCTCAAAGAATGGAGGCAAATTAAGGATATTTTGGATATCTATGAGAGGGCTTGTGGTCAGAAAGTTAACCTTGAAAATACCTCTATTTTCTTTAGTAGAAACACAAGGGAAGAGGATCGG GAGGAAATTGAATTAGCTGCCATAATTGCCCAAAAGTTATGGCTTCGAAGAAATCAATGGGTTTTTGAGAGTACCCTTATGCCCCCAAAGTGTTTGTTAATTGGTGCTAGAGACTCACTTGAGAAGTTTCGAGAGGCGAATACCCCATCATCATGTTTTGATTTACAGGACTATTCCACCCAAACTCTTTGGAAACCTCCTAGAGCTAGTAGTGTCAAGGTGAATTGGGATGCTGCTATAGACAGGCGGAAGAATCTCATGGGGGTAGGAGTTATTGCCTGTGACCATTCTGGGATAGTTCTTGCTGCTCAGTGCTTGGTGCAGATATACATTTTGAATCCGACTATAGCAGAAGCTATTGTGCTAAAATGGGTGTAG
- the LOC133854472 gene encoding probable calcium-binding protein CML13, with protein sequence MGKDLSDDQVSSMKEAFTLFDTDGDGRIAPSELGILMRSLGGNPTQAQLKSIVTEENLTAPFDFARFLDLMAKHMKAEPFDRQLRDAFKVLDKDSTGYVSVSELRHILTNIGEKLEPSEFDEWIREVEVGSDGRIRYEDFIARMVAK encoded by the coding sequence ATGGGCAAGGATCTGAGCGATGACCAGGTGTCGTCCATGAAGGAGGCCTTCACGCTCTTCGACACCGACGGCGACGGCCGGATCGCCCCGTCCGAACTGGGGATCCTAATGCGGTCTCTCGGGGGCAACCCGACGCAGGCCCAGCTCAAATCCATCGTAACCGAGGAGAACCTCACGGCCCCATTTGACTTCGCTCGATTCCTGGACCTCATGGCCAAGCATATGAAGGCCGAGCCCTTCGATCGCCAGCTCCGCGACGCGTTCAAGGTCCTCGACAAGGACTCCACAGGATACGTCTCGGTCTCGGAGCTCCGGCACATCCTCACCAACATTGGCGAGAAGCTCGAGCCCTCCGAGTTCGACGAGTGGATCCGGGAGGTGGAGGTCGGGTCCGACGGGAGGATCCGGTACGAGGATTTCATCGCCCGGATGGTCGCCAAGTGA
- the LOC133854895 gene encoding uncharacterized protein LOC133854895, with protein sequence MKGPFSVPGDYTYFKSQVPLHKIPIGTKQWRYYDFGPKVVPPLVCLPGTAGTADVYYKQIMSLSMKGYRVVSVDIPRVWNHHEWIQAFEKFLDAIDVHHIHLYGTSLGGFLAQLFAQHRPRRVRSLILSNSFLDTRSFSAAMPWAPVVSWTPSFLLKRYVLTGIRDGPHEPFIADSVDFVVSQVETLSRDDLASRLTLTVDAASVGPLLLSDSFITIMDTNDYCAIPQQLKDELSERYPEARRASLKTGGDFPFLSRPDEVNLHLQLHLRRVGVEAQPDLVLGVPKGGSGEGPSEEHNGREDPDDPPKDDGEPSEGPSGDSQLHPAPEISESRSLDDQPLGNARDCHFVDEDMTVLFLTHVWKIFFLHFLPLYLGSLYITLNCCWKVRQVV encoded by the exons ATGAAAGGTCCTTTTTCGGTCCCCGGAGACTACACCTACTTCAAGTCTCAGGTCCCTCTCCACAAGATCCCC ATTGGCACAAAGCAGTGGCGATATTATGATTTTGGTCCAAAGGTGGTACCTCCTCTTGTTTGTCTTCCTGGAACAGCAGGGACAGCGGATGTATACTATAAACAGATAATGTCATTGTCCATGAAG GGTTACCGGGTGGTTTCTGTTGATATTCCACGGGTATGGAATCATCACGAGTGGATTCAAGCATTTGAAAAGTTCTTGGATGCTATTGATGTTCATCAT ATACATCTATATGGTACATCCCTTGGGGGATTCTTAGCACAACTTTTTGCTCAGCATCGTCCAAGGCGGGTTCGGTCATTGATACTATCAAATTCTTTTCTGGATACACGCAGTTTCTCTGCTGCAATGCCATGGGCTCCTGT TGTTAGTTGGACCCCTTCTTTTTTGCTGAAACGATACGTCTTAACAGGAATTCGTGATGGTCCCCATGAGCCATTCATTGCAGATTCTGTGGACTTTGTTGTTTCTCAG GTTGAAACACTCTCAAGGGACGACTTGGCCTCCAGGTTAACTTTGACAGTTGATGCTGCTTCAGTTGGACCTTTGCTGCTTTCTGATTCGTTTATCACCATAATGGAT ACAAATGACTACTGTGCAATTCCTCAACAACTCAAGGATGAACTGAGTGAGAGGTATCCTGAAGCAAGGCGAGCATCCTTGAAAACTGGGGGAGATTTCCCATTTCTTTCACGTCCAGATGAAGTTAACTTACATCTTCAG CTACACCTGAGGCGGGTTGGCGTAGAAGCTCAGCCAGACTTGGTCCTGGGTGTCCCAAAGGGAGGTAGTGGTGAAGGTCCTAGTGAAGAGCATAATGGAAGAGAAGATCCTGATGATCCACCCAAGGATGATGGGGAACCCTCTGAAGGGCCATCCGGAGATAGTCAGCTGCATCCAGCTCCAGAAATTTCAGAATCTCGTAGTTTAGATGACCAGCCCCTTGGCAATGCAAGAGATTGCCACTTCGTTGATGAAGATATGACGGTGCTTTTCTTAACTCATGTATGGAAGATTTTCTTTCtacattttcttcctctttatttGGGATCATTGTATATTACTTTGAACTGTTGTTGGAAAGTCAGACAAGTTGTGTAA